The Triticum aestivum cultivar Chinese Spring chromosome 3A, IWGSC CS RefSeq v2.1, whole genome shotgun sequence genome includes a region encoding these proteins:
- the LOC123056877 gene encoding phosphatidylinositol-3-phosphatase myotubularin-2 encodes MDSFLLRFLLADEQVLTMLDGVRLLNTNNDGILLVTNFQFLFVSKGEKKKLGTIPLTTIAKIEDITVNLEQYNRGEYRAKHYIQQLNLNLNSAITENNNRVLLQGKIKQSLQQEQAVRSIQVTGYDSRILTFAVKSNHNDQGTVVACLRKYAKPADLRGLFAFRNLSVPRAVDNRVSPEFRLLKEYHRFFHKWFSHSPSTSFEIQKVLENKWWRVTNINSDYSLCQTYPAHLRVPKTISDEELKEASKSRKKMRFPAISWCDSGSGAVLARSSQPIAMMDHNEDVKLVYAFCTPRIKPTDEFSVNRKLYIVDCRPWTSAQANKLTRGGTESASTYQEAEIVFLGILNIHDIRGSFTGLREYEWLNYIRSILVGASWIAEKIAQESASVLVHCSDGWDRTTQLVGLASILLDPYYRTFSGFQAVVEKDWLAFGHQFAKRMGLPTLGEKEQPNEKEISPILLQWLECIAQLMRMYPSAFEFSSIFLVDFMDAVLSCRFGNFLCNSEEERARADVVNSCPCIWEHLADMWASCGMVHKHMNTFYNPSKYTGAIVPPASALTPILWPEFYLRWTCPLESQRESDYVEALKSKKDAEPRSTVAELEGSHTDVAKPSGGNCRLRVVGSNVLM; translated from the exons ATG GACTCGTTTCTGCTGAGATTCTTGCTGGCGGACGAGCAGGTTCTTACTAtg CTTGATGGGGTTCGTTTATTGAACACAAATAACGATGGGATTCTTCTAGTGACAAATTTCCAGTTTCTCTTTGTG AGTAAAGGAgaaaaaaaaaagttgggcacGATCCCTCTGACTACAATTGCCAAAATTGAGGACATCACGGTGAATTT AGAACAGTACAACCGAGGGGAATACAGAGCAAAACATTACATCCAGCAACTGAACTTAAACTTGAACTCAGCTATAACAGAGAATAACAACAGG GTTCTATTACAAGGGAAAATCAAACAGTCTTTGCAGCAGGAGCAGGCTGTAAGGTCTATTCAAGTAACTG GTTACGACTCGAGAATTCTTACGTTTGCTGTTAAATCTAATCACAATGATCAG GGAACTGTAGTTGCATGTTTGAGAAAATACGCCAAACCTGCTGATTTGCGTGGTCTATTTGCATTTCGAAATCTGTCCGTTCCACGTGCCGTTGATAATCGAGTCAGCCCTGAATTTCGGCTTTTGAAAGAATACCACCGTTTTTTTCATAAATGGTTTTCTCATTCACCAAGCACGAGTTTCGAAATTCAGAAAGTTTTGGAGAACAAATGGTGGAGGGTGACTAATATCAATTCTGACTATTCTTTATGTCAAACTTATCCAGCTCACTTGAGAGTCCCAAAAACTATAAG TGACGAAGAGCTGAAGGAAGCTTCTAAAAGCCGAAAAAAGATGCGCTTCCCTGCTATTTCTTGGTGTGACTCTG GCTCTGGAGCTGTTTTGGCACGGTCATCTCAGCCAATCGCGATGATGGATCATAACGA GGACGTGAAACTTGTATATGCCTTTTGCACCCCAAGGATTAAACCCACAGACGAATTCAG TGTGAACAGAAAATTATACATAGTTGATTGTCGCCCATGGACTAGCGCTCAGGCAAATAAGTTAACACGTGGTGGAACAGAGTCAGCTAGTACTTATCAAGAAGCTGAG ATTGTGTTTTTAGGAATTCTGAATATCCATGATATTAGAGGCAGTTTTACCGGCCTCCGGGAGTAT GAATGGCTAAATTATATTCGGAGTATACTGGTTGGGGCTTCATGGATCGCTGAAAAAATTGCACAAGAATCAGCTTCAGTTCTAGTCCACTGCAG TGATGGCTGGGACAGAACAACACAGTTAGTTGGACTTGCTTCTATCCTGCTTGATCCGTATTATCGAACATTCTCTGGGTTCCAG GCCGTTGTGGAAAAAGATTGGTTGGCTTTTGGTCACCAGTTTGCAAAGAGGATGGGCCTTCCAACACTAGGTGAAAAAGAGCAGCCAAATGAGAAGGAAATTTCACCAATACTATTGCAG TGGTTGGAATGTATTGCTCAGCTGATGCGCATGTACCCGTCTGCATTTGAGTTTTCATCC ATATTTCTGGTGGATTTTATGGATGCTGTGCTATCGTGCCGTTTTGGTAACTTCCTATGCAATAG TGAGGAGGAAAGGGCACGTGCTGATGTCGTGAACTCTTGTCCTTGCATTTGGGAGCATTTGGCTGATATGTGGGCCTCCTGCGGCATGGTCCACAAGCACATGAATACTTTTTACAACCCAAGCAAATATACTGGTGCCATTGTCCCGCCAGCTTCAGCGCTTACTCCCATACTTTGGCCTGAATTTTATTTGAGATGGACTTGTCCACTTGAATCACAAAGGGAGAGCGATTATGTGGAAGCATTGAAG TCAAAGAAGGATGCTGAGCCTCGAAGCACGGTAGCAGAACTGGAAGGGAGCCATACAGACGTGGCCAAGCCAAGTGGTGGAAATTGTAGACTTCGGGTAGTGGGCTCCAATGTTTTGATGTGA